The genomic interval ACAACGCCGAACCACGTTCACGTTTACCGCAAACAACTTTGCGTCAGATAGAGCCCCAGCAGCTTTCGTATTGGCTGGTTGAATCAATTCCTGGATCGCCATCGCTAGCACCAGGGCCTGGAGCGATTTGTTTCGATAAGTTTGGCGGACTGTCGGCATTGCGAGGCTCGGTGGCGCGGTCGAAACGGTGCACCGCGCCCACTAAACTATCGGGCAATGAGCGAAGAACTTTAATCGCGGCGGAGCTAACCGGTGGTGCCGAGAGTGGTGGCGAGATTTTTATCCCAATGGGAGATATGGCACTGGGTGCGCACCCTGGTGAGAAAATCTTCGATGTTGACCGGCTTGGTGAGAAAGTCGCTGGCGCCGAACTCCATGGCGGCGGCGCGGGTTGCGAGATCGTCTTTGGCCGTCAGTAAAAATACCGGCAAGTCCGGGGCGATGGATTTGAGTTCGCGGCACACCGACAGTCCGTCCATCTTCGGCATCATCACGTCCAAAATCACCAGATCGATATTTTGCTGGCGGATGATTTCCAAACATTCGGCGCCGCTGTAGGCGCACACGGCGTCAAAGCCATGATGGTTGAGCAAGTGCTTGATCAGATCGACGAAGTCGCGATTGTCATCGACGATCAAGATCGTAAAGGGCAGGGACGGGTTAGGGTTGGGCGCAGTTCCACGCATCTTCGTCTTGTTCCTTTCTCAGTGAGCGGTTGCGTAACTTGGCGACCAAGGTGGTGCGCTTGAGCTTGAGCATGCGCGCCGCCATCGCTTTGTTGCCATCCGACAGGCGCAAAGCTTCGTCGATCAGCCGCTCCTCGAAATTGCGCAGCGCCGCATGTAAATCCAAGTCTTTGTTGCTGAGCGAGGGCTGAGGAGTTTTTTTATCGGAAGCGAAGCTGGCGATATTCGCGGGCAAGTCCGCCAAGCCGATGTGGTTGTCCTCGCATAACACGACCAGCCGCTCGACGACGTTTTCCAGCTCGCGGATGTTGCCCGGCCAGTCGTATTCCCAAAGATAGACATTGGCTTCGTGCGAGATCTTGGCGGTGGTGCCGTATTTCCGGTTCGCCCGCTCCAAGAAGTGGCTGACCAGCAGCGGGATGTCGGAGCGTCGCGAGCGGAGCGGCGGCAGATGCAAGGGGATAACTTGAAGACGATAAAATAAATCTTCGCGGAAGGTGCCGAGCTCGGTTTCCTTGGTGAGATCTTTGTTGGTCGCGGCGATGACCCGGGCGTTGACCGCGATGGCGTGATCGGCGCCGACCGGCCGGACTTCGCCATCTTGCAGCACGCGCAAGAGCTTGGGTTGCAGCGTCAAAGGAATTTCGCCGATTTCGTCGAGAAAAATCGTGCCGCCGTTGGCGAGCTGAAACATGCCGGCGCGCGCCGCGTGGGCGGCGCCGCGGGTGTGGCCAAACAGTTCGCTCTCGAGCAGCTCGTGGGGAATCGCGGCGCAATTGATCGGCAGCAGCGGACTATTGGCGCGCGGGCTCAAGCTGTGGATCATGCGCGCGACCACTTCTTTGCCGGTGCCGCTCTCGCCGGTGATCAACACCGTGGCATCGGTGACCGCGACGCGCCGGACCAGGGCCGTAACTCTTTGCATCAACGGATGCTCGCCGATTAGAAACGTGCCGGGATCGTCGACAGCACGCTGAATCGGTTTGTTAAGGGTGGGTGGGAATGCGTGAGCGTTTAACGAGTTGCCGTGTGAAAACAAGTTCTCAAGTCCTCAACAGAAAGAAACGAGTCGAGGATATCGAAAAGAATCTTTAAATATAACCGGTGGAATACTGAATATTTTATCGGTGTTTGTCCTACGACTGTGCTGTTGCGCGAATCGACGGCGTTTAGGTTTTGGCGTCTGGACTGACCAGATCGTTGGAGAGCGCGTAGTAGGTCAACTGCGCGTTGGTCTTCATTTCCATCTTTTCCAAAATCCGTGAGCGGTGCGTGCTGATAGTCTTTTCACTCAAGCATAGTTCTCGCGCCACCTGACCGACGGTTTTGCCGGACGCCAGCATGCGCATCACTTGATACTCCCGGTCCGAGAGCTTCTCATGGGGCGATAAACTATTGTCGGCGGCGAGATCGGTGGCGATTTTTTCCGCGAGCGCGGGACTGATATATTTGCCACCCATGCAGACCTTGCGCACGGCCTGGACCAGTTGGTCGCAGGCGGCTTCTTTGTTCATGTAGCCCGTCGCTCCCGACTTGAGCACCCGCGGGCCGAACTGGTCCTCGGGATAAACGCTCAAGATGAGCACCGGCAGTTTGGGATAGGCGCGGCGCAGGTAGGAAAGCGTGTCAAGGCCGTCGCGGCCGGGCATGCCGATATCCAAGAGCACGACGTCGCAGGCAGTATTTTCGATGCGCTGGAGGAGC from Deltaproteobacteria bacterium carries:
- a CDS encoding response regulator translates to MRGTAPNPNPSLPFTILIVDDNRDFVDLIKHLLNHHGFDAVCAYSGAECLEIIRQQNIDLVILDVMMPKMDGLSVCRELKSIAPDLPVFLLTAKDDLATRAAAMEFGASDFLTKPVNIEDFLTRVRTQCHISHWDKNLATTLGTTG
- a CDS encoding AAA family ATPase, which codes for MQRVTALVRRVAVTDATVLITGESGTGKEVVARMIHSLSPRANSPLLPINCAAIPHELLESELFGHTRGAAHAARAGMFQLANGGTIFLDEIGEIPLTLQPKLLRVLQDGEVRPVGADHAIAVNARVIAATNKDLTKETELGTFREDLFYRLQVIPLHLPPLRSRRSDIPLLVSHFLERANRKYGTTAKISHEANVYLWEYDWPGNIRELENVVERLVVLCEDNHIGLADLPANIASFASDKKTPQPSLSNKDLDLHAALRNFEERLIDEALRLSDGNKAMAARMLKLKRTTLVAKLRNRSLRKEQDEDAWNCAQP
- a CDS encoding response regulator transcription factor; translation: MIQVIIADDHPMLRRGIKNILEEEADIQVVAEASNSQELLQRIENTACDVVLLDIGMPGRDGLDTLSYLRRAYPKLPVLILSVYPEDQFGPRVLKSGATGYMNKEAACDQLVQAVRKVCMGGKYISPALAEKIATDLAADNSLSPHEKLSDREYQVMRMLASGKTVGQVARELCLSEKTISTHRSRILEKMEMKTNAQLTYYALSNDLVSPDAKT